In one Rutidosis leptorrhynchoides isolate AG116_Rl617_1_P2 chromosome 8, CSIRO_AGI_Rlap_v1, whole genome shotgun sequence genomic region, the following are encoded:
- the LOC139861564 gene encoding BES1/BZR1 homolog protein 4-like, whose amino-acid sequence MTSGSRLPTWKERENNKRRERRRRAIAAKIFAGLRVYGNYKLPKHCDNNEVLKALCNEAGWIVEDDGTTYRKGSKPVERMETMGGSATPSPCSSYQPSPNASSYNFSPASSSIPSPVSTLHAPNYNPDPNSLIPWLKNLSSGSSSSKFPHHLYIPGGSLSAPVTPPINSPTCQTPKATDVDDQIKSPVWAGQHHPFLASSTPHSPGIQTPTGSGWLSGVQTPQEGPSSPTFSLMALNHPFGFKEAMSGRLWTPGQSGTCSPAVTGGIEQTADVPMLDGISSEFAFGSNIKGLVKPWEGERIHEECVSDDLELTLGNPSTR is encoded by the exons ATGACGTCAGGCTCGAGATTACCGACGTGGAAGGAGAGAGAGAATAATAAACGGAGAGAACGACGGCGACGAGCGATTGCGGCAAAGATATTCGCCGGACTTAGGGTTTACGGTAACTATAAGCTTCCTAAACACTGTGACAATAACGAGGTGCTGAAAGCTTTATGTAATGAAGCTGGTTGGATCGTTGAAGATGACGGAACTACTTATCGTAAG GGTTCTAAACCTGTTGAAAGAATGGAAACTATGGGTGGATCTGCAACACCAAGTCCTTGTTCATCATACCAACCGAGTCCAAACGCTTCGTCATACAATTTTAGCCCGGCATCATCATCCATACCTAGCCCCGTCTCGACCCTTCACGCACCTAATTATAATCCCGACCCTAATTCTCTTATCCCTTGGCTAAAGAATCTCTCATCTGGTTCTTCGTCATCAAAATTCCCTCACCATCTTTACATACCGGGTGGTTCTTTAAGTGCACCAGTCACCCCGCCTATAAACTCACCCACTTGTCAGACTCCTAAAGCAACCGATGTCGATGATCAAATAAAAAGCCCAGTTTGGGCCGGGCAACATCATCCATTTTTAGCTTCTTCTACTCCACATAGTCCTGGAATCCAAACACCAACCGGTTCAGGGTGGCTCTCGGGGGTTCAAACCCCTCAAGAAGGACCATCATCTCCCACATTTAGTCTTATGGCTTTAAACCATCCGTTTGGCTTCAAAGAGGCAATGTCGGGTCGGTTGTGGACCCCAGGTCAAAGTGGGACGTGCTCTCCTGCTGTCACTGGTGGGATCGAGCAAACGGCTGATGTCCCTATGTTAGATGGGATTTCGTCTGAGTTTGCTTTTGGGAGTAATATAAAAGGTTTAGTTAAACCCTGGGAAGGGGAGAGGATCCATGAAGAATGTGTCTCCGATGATCTCGAGCTCACACTTGGAAACCCGAGTACTAG ATAA